Part of the Tolypothrix sp. PCC 7910 genome, ATAAAGTTTATTTTGGTAATTGGTAATTGGTAATTGGTAATTGGTAATTAAATGTTTCTGGCATAATCTATTTTTTAGAGTTTATATTTGCTGCTGAATTTAAAGAAATTGATATTAGTATTGATGAGACAAAATGGTTTCCAATGGATTAGCACAGCAGTGAAAAATTGAATACAACGTAGGGCTTTACTTGTCTAATAAGTGATTGCCTATTTATGCCAGAATCTACTATATACATCGGATTTTTCAACTACCCATTACCCATTACCCATTCCCAATTTCCTCACCGTACTTCCTCGCTCAATTAAATAAGGAGATAAAACGCGATTTTCTACAGTTTTGTCCTGTAATAAATTAAGTAACATTTGCATAGCAGCACGACCAATTTCTAACATTGGCTGGCGAATTGTTGTTAATGGCGGCGTAATATAACCGCCTAAAGCAATACCATCAAATCCTACTAAACTTAAATCTTGAGGTACAGAAATACCTAATTTTTTACAGGCTAAGAGCGCGCCCACTGCTACCATATCGTTGTAACAAAAAATTCCTGTTACGCCAGCTTTGACTAACTGAGGTAGCATCTGTTGTCCGGTGACAACATCGCTGGTTCTAGTATTATCTTCTTCTCTAATTGCTATCCAATCCTCTATCTGTGGTAGATTAGCCTCACTCAGAACTGTTTGATAACCTTCTAGGCGTAACTGATTTGATAAACTGCGATCGCCTACACCCAAGTAACCTATAGAAGTGTGTCCTAAACTGACTAAATGCTCTACAGCTAATCTCGCACCTAAAAAATCATCTATTGTGACTGAGTGAAAGATTTCTGGTTTGTCTTCAGTTTGGCTATTAATAAAAACTGTGGGTGCAGCTATTAGCCCTATTTGCTTGGTATGGTATTTACTAATTCGGGAATCGGCTACTAAAATACCGTCTACTCTCCGACGATAAAAGTTATCAATAGCTGCTATTTCTTGCTCAACATTTCGGTGGGAAGTGCTTAACAAAACACTCAAACCTGAGGTTCTAGCTATCTGTTCTATT contains:
- a CDS encoding LacI family DNA-binding transcriptional regulator produces the protein MSKRKISIEDIARKAGVSHTTVSRALRDSPLISPKVREEIKLLAREMGYVPNGIAQSLQTQRTNTIGVVVTSIADPFFAEVVEGIEQIARTSGLSVLLSTSHRNVEQEIAAIDNFYRRRVDGILVADSRISKYHTKQIGLIAAPTVFINSQTEDKPEIFHSVTIDDFLGARLAVEHLVSLGHTSIGYLGVGDRSLSNQLRLEGYQTVLSEANLPQIEDWIAIREEDNTRTSDVVTGQQMLPQLVKAGVTGIFCYNDMVAVGALLACKKLGISVPQDLSLVGFDGIALGGYITPPLTTIRQPMLEIGRAAMQMLLNLLQDKTVENRVLSPYLIERGSTVRKLGMGNG